A genomic region of Prochlorococcus marinus XMU1405 contains the following coding sequences:
- a CDS encoding NAD-dependent epimerase/dehydratase family protein, with protein sequence MKVIVLGGDGFCGWPCAVNLAEQNHDVIIVDNLSRRKIDIDLEVESLTPISSITERLSAWEETGGKPMRFLNMDISKQYQKLLNLLIDEKPDSVIHFAEQRAAPYSMKSSFTKRYTVDNNVNGTHNLLAAIVESNLDIHVVHLGTMGVYGYGSHRGATIPEGYLKVEVPQPDGSRFEEEILHPASPGSVYHMTKTLDQLLFLYYNKNDLVRITDLHQGIVWGTNTDATLKDPRLTNRFDYDGDYGTVLNRFLMQAAIGYPLSVHGTGGQTRAFIHIKDSVKCVQLALENPPKSGERVKIFNQMTESHQVGELAKKVASLTGADINYLPNPRNEAVENDLIVDNKCFIELGLNPTTLDNGLLEEVVEVAKKYSNRCDLNRIPCVSSWTKKQAEAIKTN encoded by the coding sequence GTGAAAGTTATTGTTCTGGGTGGAGATGGTTTTTGCGGTTGGCCTTGTGCGGTGAATTTAGCAGAGCAAAATCATGATGTAATTATTGTCGACAATTTAAGTCGTAGAAAAATTGATATTGATCTCGAGGTAGAATCTTTAACTCCAATTTCTTCTATAACAGAACGACTTTCTGCATGGGAAGAGACTGGAGGCAAGCCTATGAGATTTCTAAACATGGATATCTCTAAACAATATCAAAAATTACTCAATTTGCTCATTGATGAAAAACCAGATTCCGTGATCCATTTTGCAGAACAAAGAGCAGCACCATACTCGATGAAATCGAGTTTTACCAAAAGATATACAGTAGATAATAACGTTAATGGCACCCACAACCTACTTGCTGCGATAGTAGAGAGTAATTTAGATATTCATGTTGTTCATTTAGGAACAATGGGAGTCTACGGATATGGATCACATAGAGGTGCAACAATTCCAGAAGGTTATCTAAAAGTTGAAGTTCCACAACCTGATGGAAGCCGCTTTGAAGAAGAAATATTACACCCTGCAAGCCCAGGTAGTGTCTACCATATGACTAAAACTTTAGATCAATTATTATTTCTTTACTACAACAAAAATGATCTTGTAAGGATCACTGATCTACATCAAGGCATTGTTTGGGGAACAAATACAGACGCAACTTTAAAAGATCCTAGATTGACAAACCGATTTGACTATGACGGAGATTATGGAACTGTTTTAAACAGATTTCTAATGCAAGCTGCAATTGGATATCCATTAAGTGTTCATGGGACAGGAGGGCAAACAAGAGCATTTATACATATAAAAGACTCTGTAAAATGCGTACAACTTGCTCTTGAAAATCCTCCAAAATCTGGAGAAAGAGTCAAAATCTTTAATCAAATGACTGAGAGTCATCAAGTTGGAGAACTAGCTAAAAAAGTTGCTTCTCTAACTGGAGCTGATATCAATTATTTACCAAATCCAAGGAATGAAGCAGTAGAAAATGATCTAATTGTTGATAATAAATGCTTTATAGAATTAGGATTAAACCCAACTACTCTTGATAATGGCTTATTAGAAGAAGTTGTTGAAGTTGCTAAAAAATACTCCAATAGATGTGATCTTAATCGCATACCTTGTGTTTCATCCTGGACAAAAAAACAAGCTGAGGCTATAAAGACTAATTAA
- a CDS encoding thiazole synthase, with protein sequence MENYSSLLIGGKQFSSRLMVGTGKYKSTQDMVESLSNSETEIITVAVRRIKNDQTGENLLEKINWEKYWMLPNTAGCVNSDEAVRIAILGRELAKLSGQEENNFVKLEVIPDKKYLLPDPIETLKAAEILIKKGFAVLPYINADPILAKRLEEIGCATLMPLGSPIGSGQGLLNLSNIRIIIENAKVPVIIDAGIGVPSEASQAMEIGADGVLINSAIAQAANPPLMAQAINYSVKAGRQAFLAGRIKKQDFAVASSPEKNISI encoded by the coding sequence ATGGAAAATTATTCTTCTTTACTAATTGGTGGAAAACAATTTTCCAGTAGATTAATGGTTGGTACTGGCAAATACAAATCTACTCAAGATATGGTGGAAAGTTTGTCAAATTCTGAAACGGAAATTATAACCGTCGCTGTTAGAAGAATTAAAAATGATCAGACGGGAGAAAATTTACTCGAAAAGATCAACTGGGAAAAATACTGGATGCTTCCTAATACAGCTGGTTGTGTTAATTCTGATGAGGCAGTCAGAATAGCAATTTTAGGTAGAGAACTTGCAAAATTATCTGGTCAAGAAGAAAATAATTTTGTGAAGTTAGAAGTTATTCCTGACAAAAAGTATTTGCTACCAGATCCAATAGAAACTCTTAAAGCAGCCGAAATTTTAATAAAAAAGGGTTTCGCTGTACTACCTTATATAAATGCAGATCCTATTCTTGCAAAAAGACTAGAAGAAATAGGTTGTGCAACTTTAATGCCATTGGGCTCTCCCATAGGCTCAGGGCAAGGTTTGTTAAATTTATCAAATATAAGGATTATTATTGAAAATGCAAAAGTGCCAGTAATAATTGACGCAGGAATAGGTGTGCCTAGTGAAGCTTCTCAAGCTATGGAAATTGGAGCTGATGGTGTCTTAATTAATAGTGCAATAGCACAAGCTGCAAATCCTCCTCTAATGGCCCAAGCGATAAATTATAGTGTGAAAGCTGGCAGGCAAGCTTTTCTGGCAGGAAGAATTAAAAAACAAGACTTTGCAGTAGCAAGTTCGCCGGAAAAAAATATATCTATCTAA
- a CDS encoding tetratricopeptide repeat protein yields the protein MEISSFQSYLIILFVVLIIISIFVFRQFLKTRSEELNLVKFEQKGLDSLTQATELYEFGSIQIKKRLYSEATKTFLKAIENYENEPDEAKAIINNALGFSYAAQNEFKKAIKHYKSAIKSLPEYPIALNNLASAQQRLLEYDLAYETYQKVLVIDPKNKTAIKKSKELEKRNSYEPYKGIKDKGF from the coding sequence ATGGAAATATCTTCCTTTCAATCTTATTTAATAATTCTTTTTGTTGTATTAATAATAATTTCTATTTTTGTATTTAGACAATTTCTAAAAACAAGAAGTGAAGAATTAAATTTAGTAAAATTTGAGCAGAAAGGTTTAGATTCTCTCACTCAAGCTACAGAATTGTATGAATTTGGGTCTATTCAGATAAAAAAAAGATTATATTCTGAAGCTACTAAAACTTTTTTAAAAGCAATTGAAAATTATGAAAATGAACCTGATGAAGCCAAAGCGATAATAAATAATGCTTTAGGATTTTCTTACGCTGCTCAAAATGAATTTAAGAAAGCAATTAAACACTATAAATCTGCAATAAAATCACTTCCAGAATATCCTATAGCCCTAAATAACCTCGCATCAGCACAACAGCGTTTACTTGAGTACGACTTGGCATATGAAACTTATCAAAAGGTTTTAGTGATAGATCCAAAAAACAAAACAGCAATTAAAAAAAGTAAGGAGTTAGAAAAAAGAAACAGTTATGAACCTTATAAAGGTATTAAAGATAAGGGATTCTAA
- a CDS encoding glycosyltransferase family 4 protein, which produces MKIALFTETFLPKVDGIVTRLTKTIEFLIKNGDEVIIFCPEGCPESYMGATVVGVAAMPLPLYPELKLGLPGPAVSDKLEKFNPDLIHVVNPAVLGLGGIWLAKTNNIPLIASYHTHLPKYLEHYGMGMLEPLLWELLKAAHNQALLNLCTSTAMVNELKDKGIQRTALWQRGVDTYSFRPDLRSEKMRDKLFGKYKDANYLLIYVGRLSAEKQIERIKPVLESIPNACLALVGDGPYRNQLEKIFENTKTNFIGYLSGDELASAYASGDIFLFPSSTETLGLVLLEAMAAGCPVIGANKGGIPDIISDGINGCLYDPDEKDNGIQSLIEATKKILENEDKREVMRKEARNEAEKWDWNQATLQLQNYYADTLKKID; this is translated from the coding sequence GTGAAAATTGCATTGTTTACTGAAACTTTTTTACCTAAAGTTGACGGCATAGTCACAAGACTGACTAAAACAATTGAATTTTTAATAAAAAATGGTGATGAAGTTATAATTTTTTGTCCAGAGGGGTGTCCAGAATCATATATGGGAGCAACTGTAGTGGGAGTTGCTGCAATGCCATTACCCTTATACCCAGAGTTGAAGCTTGGTTTACCAGGTCCAGCAGTCTCAGATAAGTTAGAAAAATTTAACCCAGATTTGATACATGTTGTTAATCCAGCTGTACTTGGCTTAGGTGGCATATGGTTGGCGAAAACTAATAATATTCCTTTAATTGCTAGCTACCATACTCATCTTCCGAAATATCTGGAACATTACGGTATGGGTATGCTAGAGCCACTTTTGTGGGAATTACTTAAAGCAGCTCATAATCAAGCCTTGTTAAATTTATGTACATCCACCGCTATGGTCAATGAATTAAAAGATAAAGGTATTCAAAGGACTGCTCTTTGGCAAAGAGGAGTAGATACTTACAGTTTCAGACCAGATTTAAGAAGTGAGAAAATGAGAGATAAGTTATTTGGAAAATATAAAGATGCTAATTATTTATTGATTTATGTTGGAAGATTATCAGCAGAAAAACAAATTGAGAGAATTAAACCAGTCTTAGAAAGTATCCCTAATGCTTGTCTAGCACTTGTAGGTGACGGACCGTACAGAAACCAGCTTGAAAAAATCTTCGAAAATACCAAGACTAATTTCATAGGATATTTATCTGGTGATGAACTTGCTAGCGCCTATGCCTCTGGAGATATATTTTTATTTCCCTCTAGTACAGAAACACTTGGTTTAGTTTTACTAGAAGCAATGGCCGCAGGATGTCCAGTTATCGGAGCCAACAAGGGGGGGATTCCAGATATAATTAGCGATGGGATTAATGGTTGTTTATATGATCCAGATGAAAAAGATAATGGGATACAAAGTTTGATTGAAGCAACAAAAAAAATTTTAGAGAATGAAGATAAAAGAGAAGTTATGAGAAAAGAAGCACGAAACGAAGCAGAAAAATGGGATTGGAATCAAGCAACGTTACAACTACAAAATTATTATGCAGATACTCTAAAAAAAATAGATTAA